Proteins encoded by one window of Enterobacter hormaechei subsp. xiangfangensis:
- a CDS encoding Rha family transcriptional regulator: protein MNNPSVIPAFDFREMVTTLDNKIITTSLKVADYFGKRHKDVLRAIRNLKCSDDFTQRNFAPIDFIDKNGDVQPMYNITRDGCMMLVMGFTGKTAAAVKECYINAFNWMAEQLNRRMAMGEELQHRYAIKETRSKLKGTIGSRLMNERKKEKRVLELEHEHIMQVTQPELLAGNYFKP, encoded by the coding sequence ATGAATAATCCGTCAGTTATTCCGGCCTTCGACTTCCGCGAAATGGTCACGACCCTCGACAACAAGATAATCACCACATCACTCAAGGTGGCGGATTACTTTGGCAAGCGACACAAAGACGTTTTGCGTGCCATACGTAACCTGAAATGCTCCGATGACTTCACCCAGCGCAATTTTGCGCCCATTGATTTCATTGATAAAAATGGCGATGTTCAGCCTATGTATAACATCACTCGCGACGGATGCATGATGCTAGTGATGGGATTCACTGGCAAAACAGCTGCCGCAGTGAAGGAGTGTTACATCAATGCCTTCAACTGGATGGCCGAGCAGCTAAACCGGCGCATGGCGATGGGTGAAGAATTGCAGCATCGCTACGCCATCAAAGAAACGCGCTCAAAGCTGAAAGGCACGATCGGAAGCCGTTTGATGAACGAGCGGAAGAAAGAAAAGCGAGTTCTGGAACTCGAGCATGAGCACATCATGCAGGTGACGCAACCAGAACTTTTGGCTGGTAACTATTTTAAACCGTAA